Proteins from a single region of Flavobacterium sp. K5-23:
- a CDS encoding GxxExxY protein, with the protein MTKKEVTQLSYEITGLAIKVHKELGPGLLESVYEKCLKYELETNGYNVKQQLSVPIQYYDLEIDADLRLDLLVNDLVIVELKTVETILPIHEAQLLTYMKLLEIPQGLLINFYTVNITKSLKPFVNEFFNMLD; encoded by the coding sequence ATGACAAAAAAAGAAGTTACTCAATTGTCTTATGAAATCACTGGCTTAGCAATAAAAGTGCATAAAGAATTAGGTCCAGGACTATTAGAAAGTGTTTATGAAAAATGCTTGAAATACGAATTAGAAACTAACGGCTATAATGTAAAACAACAATTATCTGTTCCGATTCAATATTATGATTTAGAAATCGATGCAGATTTAAGATTAGACTTGTTGGTAAATGATTTAGTTATTGTGGAATTAAAAACTGTAGAAACCATTTTACCAATTCATGAAGCTCAATTACTGACCTATATGAAACTATTAGAAATCCCTCAAGGTTTATTGATTAATTTTTACACTGTAAATATCACAAAATCTTTAAAACCATTTGTAAATGAGTTTTTCAATATGCTGGATTAA
- a CDS encoding glycoside hydrolase family 13 protein, with protein MKNIIFVFLFISSSIYAQIDKIEPPFWYAGMHNPELQIMFYGKNIAQNEVSVSNEMVITNIRKTENPNYIFVTIDTKDIPASDFVFTFKNKNKVTFTKKYSLKQRRENSALRKSYDASDMMYLIMPDRFANGNPKNDSDKTLAEKADRNNPGGRHGGDIEGIIKNLDYIASLGATAIWSTPLCEDNDKTFSYHTYAQSDVYKIDPRYGTNEDYVRLASEMHKRDMKLVMDYVTNHWGIEHWMMKDLPTKDWIHQFENYTQSNHKKSTISDTNAATIDKEICLDGWFVPTMPDLNQSNPLVLNYLKQNAIWWIEYADLDGFRVDTYNYSDPKGIAQWTKAITDEYPNFNIAGEIWMYNQAQIAYWQKDSKIGAIQNYNSNLPTVMDFTLQDALGTVFNDDEATWNKGIVKLYDNFSNDFLYPNTNNILVFAENHDTNRINEIYKNDFKKYQMTIALIATVRGIPQLYYGSEIGMSGDKNIGDADIRQGFPGGWKGDKNNAFLKTGRTPVQEKYFDFTSKLFNWRKTNEAVHFGKMTHYIPENNVYVYFRYTNEKTVMIVMNNGTTNQNLKTKRFQENIKISKTGKDILSGKSYNLENEITLEGKSVIILELE; from the coding sequence ATGAAAAATATAATCTTTGTATTCCTTTTTATCTCCTCATCAATTTATGCTCAAATTGACAAAATAGAACCGCCATTTTGGTATGCAGGAATGCACAATCCTGAATTACAAATTATGTTCTACGGCAAAAATATTGCCCAAAACGAGGTTTCCGTTTCCAATGAAATGGTCATCACAAACATTCGAAAAACCGAAAATCCTAACTACATTTTCGTAACTATCGATACCAAAGACATTCCGGCTTCTGATTTTGTTTTCACTTTCAAAAACAAAAACAAGGTCACATTCACCAAAAAATATTCCTTAAAACAAAGGAGAGAGAATTCCGCTTTACGCAAAAGTTACGATGCCTCGGATATGATGTATCTTATTATGCCCGATCGTTTTGCTAATGGAAACCCAAAAAACGACAGCGACAAAACCCTCGCTGAAAAGGCTGACCGAAACAATCCTGGCGGAAGACATGGCGGCGATATTGAAGGTATTATTAAAAACTTGGACTACATTGCGTCATTGGGGGCTACGGCCATTTGGAGTACGCCTTTATGCGAAGATAACGACAAGACTTTTTCCTATCATACCTATGCACAATCTGATGTGTATAAAATCGACCCTCGTTATGGAACTAATGAAGACTATGTTCGTTTAGCGTCTGAAATGCATAAGAGAGATATGAAATTGGTTATGGATTATGTAACGAATCACTGGGGAATCGAGCATTGGATGATGAAAGATCTACCAACAAAAGACTGGATTCACCAATTTGAAAATTATACCCAAAGCAATCATAAAAAATCGACTATAAGCGACACGAATGCCGCTACAATAGATAAAGAAATTTGTTTAGACGGATGGTTTGTGCCTACCATGCCCGACTTGAATCAATCCAATCCATTGGTGTTAAACTACCTGAAACAAAATGCAATCTGGTGGATTGAATATGCCGATTTAGACGGTTTCAGGGTAGATACTTATAATTATTCTGATCCAAAAGGAATTGCCCAATGGACCAAAGCCATCACGGATGAATACCCTAACTTCAATATTGCAGGTGAAATCTGGATGTACAATCAGGCACAAATCGCCTATTGGCAGAAAGACAGTAAAATTGGAGCCATCCAAAATTACAATTCGAATCTACCAACTGTGATGGACTTTACTTTACAGGATGCTCTAGGAACCGTTTTTAATGATGATGAAGCAACTTGGAACAAAGGAATTGTGAAATTGTATGATAATTTCTCTAATGATTTTTTATATCCAAACACAAACAACATTCTTGTTTTTGCTGAAAACCATGATACCAATCGCATCAATGAAATCTACAAAAACGATTTCAAGAAATACCAAATGACCATAGCTTTGATTGCCACCGTTAGAGGAATTCCACAGTTGTATTATGGTAGCGAAATTGGGATGAGCGGGGATAAAAACATAGGAGATGCGGACATTCGCCAAGGCTTTCCTGGAGGTTGGAAAGGAGATAAAAACAATGCGTTTTTAAAAACAGGAAGAACACCGGTCCAAGAAAAGTATTTTGATTTTACTTCCAAATTATTCAATTGGAGAAAAACCAATGAGGCAGTACATTTTGGAAAAATGACGCATTACATTCCTGAAAACAACGTTTATGTATATTTTAGATATACCAATGAAAAAACGGTAATGATAGTAATGAATAATGGCACAACCAATCAAAACCTAAAAACAAAACGTTTTCAAGAGAACATTAAAATTTCAAAAACTGGAAAAGATATCTTATCTGGAAAATCATATAATTTAGAAAACGAAATCACATTGGAAGGAAAATCAGTTATAATCTTGGAATTGGAATAA
- a CDS encoding glycoside hydrolase family 65 protein, with the protein MNQDYIKADNWSIIEEGFDAERVKSSESLFSIGNGAMGQRANFEENYTGDTFQGSYIAGIYYPDKTKVGWWKNGYPEYFAKVLNAPNWIGIEIEINGENFDLNTCSEIKNFRRELNMKEGWYHRSFEATLKNGTEIAVNVRRFLSLDLDEAGIINYEITPLNKDAKIIYKPYIDAGVTNEDANWDEKFWEPLEVKKSANEAFVTAQTFKTHFKVTTFMHNSIMENGENINISPSAIDTLADNIQFSYDVIVAQGKKSSIQKIGGYTVSLNHENTLAAAEKTIQEAVAKGYNQLLQDQIAAWAKIWEMSDITIDGDVKAQQGIRFNIFQLNQTYLGKDSRLNIGPKGFTGEKYGGSTYWDTEAYCIPFYMATKDQQVARNLLTYRYNQLDKAIENAEKNLGFKNGAALYPMVTMNGEECHNEWEITHEEIHRNGAIAFAIFNYYRFTGDYSYIPEKGLEVLIAIARFWHQRANFSKDKNQYVILGVTGPNEYENNINNNFYTNYIAKWCIDYTQEQIQKVSLEYPSDHKRIIEKVKLSDTELQEWKKVADNMYFPKSSELGIYLQQDGFLDKDLVPVKDLDKSQRPINQKWSWDRVLRSPYIKQADVLQCFYFFEEHFSKEELKRNFEFYESFTVHESSLSPCVHSIQAAVLDKMDMAYTFYLRTSRLDLDDYNKEVEEGCHITSMAGTWMSIVEGFGGMRVKNDALHFSPKIPKEWDGYSFKINFRNQILKVIINQNETQFTLEGSKDLTVYVNGEAVVVEANSVVTT; encoded by the coding sequence ATGAACCAAGATTATATAAAAGCAGACAATTGGTCCATCATTGAAGAAGGATTTGATGCAGAGAGAGTAAAGTCGTCTGAAAGTTTATTCAGCATTGGTAACGGGGCTATGGGGCAACGTGCTAATTTTGAAGAAAACTATACTGGAGACACTTTTCAAGGAAGTTATATCGCTGGAATATATTATCCTGATAAAACAAAAGTAGGTTGGTGGAAAAACGGATATCCTGAATATTTTGCGAAAGTATTAAATGCACCAAATTGGATTGGGATTGAAATCGAAATAAACGGTGAAAATTTTGATTTAAATACGTGTAGTGAAATAAAAAACTTTCGTCGAGAATTGAATATGAAAGAAGGATGGTACCATCGTTCTTTTGAAGCTACTCTAAAAAACGGAACTGAGATTGCAGTAAATGTACGTCGTTTTCTTTCTTTGGATTTAGATGAAGCAGGAATCATCAATTATGAAATCACTCCTTTGAACAAGGATGCTAAAATAATTTACAAACCTTATATTGATGCTGGTGTCACTAACGAGGACGCCAACTGGGACGAAAAATTCTGGGAACCATTAGAAGTTAAAAAATCAGCAAACGAAGCTTTTGTTACGGCACAAACCTTTAAAACTCATTTTAAGGTGACCACGTTTATGCATAACAGCATAATGGAAAACGGTGAAAACATCAATATTTCTCCTTCTGCAATTGACACATTAGCTGATAACATTCAATTCAGTTACGATGTGATTGTCGCTCAAGGCAAAAAATCATCTATTCAAAAAATAGGTGGCTATACCGTTTCTTTAAATCACGAAAACACGCTTGCGGCAGCTGAGAAAACAATTCAAGAAGCTGTAGCAAAAGGGTACAATCAATTGTTGCAAGATCAAATTGCTGCTTGGGCAAAAATTTGGGAAATGTCAGACATTACTATTGATGGAGATGTAAAAGCACAACAAGGAATCCGATTTAATATTTTCCAATTAAATCAAACCTATTTAGGAAAAGACAGTCGATTGAATATTGGCCCAAAAGGGTTCACTGGTGAGAAATACGGTGGTTCTACTTATTGGGATACTGAAGCGTATTGTATTCCGTTTTATATGGCTACCAAAGACCAACAAGTAGCACGTAATTTATTGACGTATCGCTACAATCAGTTGGATAAAGCCATTGAAAATGCCGAGAAAAATCTAGGTTTTAAAAACGGAGCGGCTTTGTATCCAATGGTGACTATGAACGGGGAAGAATGCCATAATGAATGGGAAATCACTCATGAAGAAATTCATAGAAATGGAGCCATTGCTTTTGCAATTTTCAACTACTATCGTTTCACTGGCGATTACTCTTATATTCCTGAAAAAGGACTGGAAGTATTAATTGCTATCGCACGTTTCTGGCACCAAAGAGCCAACTTCTCTAAAGACAAAAATCAATATGTGATTTTAGGGGTTACAGGGCCAAACGAATACGAAAACAATATCAACAATAATTTCTATACCAATTATATTGCTAAATGGTGTATTGATTATACACAGGAACAAATTCAGAAAGTGTCTCTTGAATATCCATCAGACCACAAGAGAATTATCGAAAAGGTGAAACTATCCGATACTGAACTTCAAGAATGGAAAAAAGTAGCTGACAATATGTACTTCCCAAAATCATCAGAACTTGGAATCTACTTACAACAAGACGGCTTTTTAGACAAAGATTTGGTTCCAGTTAAAGATTTGGATAAATCACAACGCCCAATTAACCAAAAATGGTCTTGGGACAGAGTGTTGCGTTCGCCTTACATAAAACAAGCCGATGTATTGCAGTGTTTTTATTTCTTTGAAGAGCATTTCTCTAAAGAAGAATTGAAACGCAATTTTGAATTTTACGAATCCTTTACGGTTCATGAAAGTTCGCTTTCACCTTGTGTGCATTCAATTCAAGCAGCCGTTTTGGACAAAATGGATATGGCCTACACTTTCTATTTACGAACTTCCCGTTTGGATTTAGACGATTATAATAAAGAAGTAGAAGAAGGATGCCACATCACATCGATGGCAGGAACATGGATGAGCATTGTGGAAGGTTTTGGTGGAATGCGCGTAAAAAACGACGCTTTGCATTTCTCTCCAAAAATTCCAAAAGAATGGGATGGATATTCTTTTAAAATCAATTTTAGAAACCAGATTTTGAAAGTCATTATCAATCAAAATGAAACCCAATTTACATTAGAAGGCTCGAAAGATCTTACTGTATATGTAAATGGAGAAGCGGTAGTTGTTGAAGCAAATAGCGTGGTTACAACATAA
- the pgmB gene encoding beta-phosphoglucomutase gives MKKKAFIFDLDGVIVDTAKYHYLAWQKIATELNINFTLEHNELLKGVSRVRSLDIILELGKVEASQEDKNRWLIQKNEEYLTYLVDMDQSEILPGVMSILKFLKENNQPIALGSASKNARPILEKTGIIHYFDAIVDGNDVTNAKPDPEVFLIAAKLLGTSPENAIVFEDSVAGVQAANIGKMTSIGIGEEAVLHEAKYIFKDFTHIEMSFIENLIEKK, from the coding sequence ATGAAAAAGAAAGCTTTTATATTCGACCTGGACGGAGTGATTGTCGACACAGCTAAGTACCATTATTTAGCTTGGCAAAAAATTGCGACTGAATTGAATATTAATTTCACATTAGAACACAATGAACTTTTAAAAGGCGTGAGCCGTGTACGTTCCCTTGATATTATTCTAGAATTAGGCAAAGTGGAAGCTTCACAGGAAGACAAAAACAGATGGTTAATTCAAAAAAACGAAGAATATCTAACCTATTTGGTGGATATGGATCAAAGTGAGATTCTTCCAGGAGTGATGTCAATATTAAAATTTCTTAAAGAAAACAATCAGCCTATTGCATTAGGCTCAGCGAGTAAAAACGCAAGACCTATACTGGAAAAAACAGGAATCATCCATTATTTTGACGCAATTGTTGATGGTAATGATGTTACAAATGCAAAACCTGATCCTGAAGTTTTCTTGATAGCCGCAAAATTATTAGGGACAAGTCCTGAAAACGCTATAGTTTTTGAAGATTCAGTAGCGGGAGTTCAAGCAGCTAATATTGGAAAAATGACAAGTATCGGAATTGGGGAAGAAGCCGTTTTGCATGAAGCTAAATACATCTTTAAAGATTTCACGCATATTGAAATGAGCTTTATTGAAAATCTGATTGAGAAAAAATAA
- a CDS encoding MFS transporter has translation MEKRKLSFWEIWNMSFGFLGIQMGFALQNANASRILQIFGADVHELSWFWIIAPLMGLIVQPIIGYYSDKTWGKFGRRKPFFLIGAVLASIGLILMPQAEIFIALLPALWVGAGMLMIMDASFNIAMEPFRALVGDNLRTDQRTLGFSVQTALIGFGAVIGSWLPYVLTNWFGVSNRDENGGVPMHLILSFVIGAIILIGSILITIFTTKEYSPEELAQFEDEMAQEETIETATTKKESSLLDIFEDFRKMPTTMRQLSWVQFFSWFGLFGMWVFTTPAIAHHIYGLPISDSKSEAYQNAGDWVGVLFGIYNLVSAFYAFALPYIAKKLGRKLTHSLSLFIGGLGLISIYFVPNEDWLILSMVGVGIAWASILSMPYAILAGSISPMKMGVYMGIFNFFIVIPQIINALIGGPLVKYVYHDDAIFALVTSGVSFLIAAVLVVKVKDVDDVVKQ, from the coding sequence ATGGAAAAGCGTAAATTAAGTTTCTGGGAAATTTGGAACATGAGTTTCGGTTTCTTAGGAATTCAGATGGGTTTTGCCCTTCAAAATGCCAATGCCAGCAGAATTCTTCAAATTTTTGGTGCTGATGTCCACGAACTGTCATGGTTTTGGATTATCGCTCCTTTGATGGGACTTATTGTACAACCTATAATTGGGTATTACAGTGATAAAACATGGGGTAAATTTGGACGAAGAAAACCATTCTTTTTAATAGGAGCAGTTTTAGCTTCTATTGGACTAATCTTAATGCCTCAGGCCGAAATATTCATTGCGTTGTTACCAGCGTTATGGGTTGGTGCCGGAATGTTAATGATTATGGATGCTTCCTTTAATATTGCTATGGAACCTTTCAGAGCTTTAGTGGGAGACAATTTAAGGACTGATCAAAGAACACTTGGATTTAGCGTGCAAACTGCCTTAATCGGTTTTGGTGCCGTTATTGGTTCTTGGCTGCCTTACGTCCTTACTAACTGGTTTGGTGTTTCTAATAGAGATGAAAATGGAGGTGTTCCTATGCATTTGATTTTATCATTTGTAATTGGTGCTATCATTTTAATTGGTTCTATTCTAATTACCATCTTTACGACTAAGGAATATTCTCCTGAAGAATTAGCTCAGTTTGAAGACGAAATGGCGCAAGAAGAGACTATTGAAACTGCAACAACTAAAAAAGAATCGAGTTTATTAGACATTTTTGAAGATTTCAGAAAAATGCCTACTACAATGAGACAATTAAGTTGGGTACAGTTCTTCTCATGGTTTGGTCTATTTGGAATGTGGGTATTTACTACTCCGGCAATTGCACATCATATTTACGGCTTACCAATTTCCGACAGTAAAAGTGAAGCCTATCAAAACGCAGGTGACTGGGTTGGTGTCCTTTTTGGAATTTACAATTTAGTTTCCGCTTTCTACGCCTTTGCTTTACCTTATATCGCAAAAAAATTGGGTCGGAAATTAACACACTCCCTTTCACTGTTTATCGGTGGACTAGGTTTAATATCCATTTACTTCGTACCAAATGAAGACTGGCTTATCCTATCAATGGTAGGTGTTGGTATTGCTTGGGCAAGTATTTTATCTATGCCTTATGCCATTTTAGCCGGTTCCATTTCTCCAATGAAAATGGGAGTTTACATGGGAATTTTCAATTTCTTTATCGTTATCCCTCAAATTATCAATGCCTTAATTGGAGGTCCATTAGTTAAATACGTTTACCATGACGATGCAATTTTTGCGTTAGTGACGAGCGGAGTAAGCTTTTTGATTGCTGCTGTATTAGTAGTAAAAGTCAAAGATGTGGATGACGTTGTTAAACAATAA